One window of Paenibacillus sp. FSL K6-3182 genomic DNA carries:
- a CDS encoding polysaccharide lyase family 8 super-sandwich domain-containing protein, with amino-acid sequence MNIRKRSISIVVVCCMAVQFVFAGLPILGGQEVASANTMVNLIANGSFEEGNLIPDKGWQDGGRPAGWGVWRAMEGNQNVSVTEAVYHTGTRSVQVKHDKLARTDIVPDPLVPITPGQTYKLQAWIMTDQVLPENVSKGVYIRTQYCGADGKKIEDGPYLPYVRGTTDWTSYELLLQVPDKPQIASFKVEIFFETGTGTLWIDDVTLIPFKDITSIALSPQNVNMDKEQKVQLIPTVAPANAPMDDLIWSSSNSLVATVQNGEVTAHDYGTAVITAATSDRRVSAQSFVTVESDAQKKAYETLRKKWAAKLVGGEGIDMNDPELAANVEALVNRMTNKEGTGRWDKLNKAADADALWEDVIIKTQNDSWRISWAYGIIRDLSLAYSMKGSSLFQNEDLKNDIIQAMEWMLKYQYNSSKKITGNWWDWEIGTPQEIMNILSLMYDAMPPDLIAKYIEAIDKFVPDPKKRVANSATIETGANLLDKALVVTLRGIVGQHAAKVMQGRDSIANEFLYVKKGDGLYEDGSLVQHTSIAYTGGYGAVLLGRMADLFYIFADSEWAISDPSASNVYNWVKDSFEPLLYKGAILDSVKGRSISRAADSDHITGRSIIMTLLRLAQSAPPAIAEETKSMVKEWVRSDTTFENYYEGLPLYELHLLKQLMQDDSVAPRGELVHTQMFAGMDRAVQLRPDFGLSISMFSDRIAAFEYGNGENKKGWYTGIGMTNVYNSDLKQFSDHYWPTIDSYRLPGTTTDHSYKDPAEWGSYMNGKDWVGGSVIDDYYGAVGMEFSLAGSTGSSLQGKKSWFLFDDEMVAVGSDIANNTANMTETIVENRQLTQAGANKLIVNGHQMPTSLGWQEQMTDVKWAHMEGNAVGSDIGYVFPSGEKVTGKREAREGAWSEINKGGPADVVKRNYLSLAIEHGILPTDGTYEYVLLPGKTPEQTAAYEVNPDIQVLAKTEKVHAVKETKQQITGLNFWEASAFQYVKTDKPISMMMKEKGSELTLAIAEPTQKQGMVTVDLGKIGLQIIAQDPSIQVVQTFPYTRLAIHTQGSAGKVHTITLKVDPSQTIDMEAMQPEEGKTFKVPVMEDTFVRSGANHANVNNGSKDYVEVREYGEGYTQRSFMKFDLSSISGDMESVKLKVYGKINDGDAKYDSNLIGIHRVEDDSWKETEMVWGNQPAYGDAISTIAFQKVDKWREYELVDTVKVELLRDQRLSLALIEQPGVKGLNTQIKSKENAAFAPYLEVKMKAFEGAKVTEITVTPPEATLKQGKQVKLEAAVKPDHAKNKQIVWTMSDEHRALATLQVNNGQAVVTGLLPGKVEIIAASVDGGYQATATVVIEAAEVKPDPEPTPKPDPTPTPTPDPTPSPAPGGSGSNEITIKERVQVILGGELKMVSTDEQLAAGQILILIPNGAQSVQLSYAAISKLLEWNREAMLILSGPNMFITLPLKQMDNVEVANGLRIGMKPIAEDAVTTITDHAKKLGASLVHIADQVVVEAGSLQRMYGSLINAGKLEMKWTIETKANPAHLAGLRYDKERKALVPVPMKLKAAGSGVEATFDGLPGETYLLVEANKTFADLGKHWVKDDAQYLASKFIMQGRNADTFAPQAEITRAEMAAIIARMMDLGVKGSNLTYTDASDIQGSWYENDIIRVHEAGLMNGYADGSFKPEQTITRQELAVLIARVMSKIQPDWMTGADTAQLHIFTDSQKIAPWSVKEAAAAVNNRLLQGDKQQRFNPAALATRAEAAAIVKRMLDQINR; translated from the coding sequence ATGAATATCAGGAAGAGGTCTATTTCAATTGTAGTGGTATGCTGTATGGCAGTTCAGTTTGTGTTTGCGGGGCTGCCTATACTCGGCGGTCAAGAGGTTGCGAGTGCAAATACAATGGTTAATTTGATTGCTAATGGCAGCTTTGAAGAAGGCAACTTAATCCCGGATAAAGGTTGGCAGGATGGAGGAAGACCAGCGGGCTGGGGTGTATGGCGAGCAATGGAAGGCAATCAGAATGTATCCGTTACGGAGGCTGTCTATCACACAGGAACACGATCGGTGCAAGTAAAGCACGATAAGCTTGCTAGAACAGACATCGTTCCTGATCCGCTCGTTCCGATTACACCAGGGCAGACCTATAAGCTGCAGGCTTGGATAATGACGGATCAAGTGCTGCCGGAAAATGTGAGTAAAGGCGTATATATTCGTACACAGTATTGCGGTGCTGATGGGAAAAAGATTGAAGACGGTCCTTATCTTCCTTATGTAAGAGGGACAACGGATTGGACCTCTTATGAACTGCTGCTGCAGGTTCCGGATAAGCCGCAAATTGCTAGCTTTAAAGTTGAAATATTTTTTGAAACGGGTACAGGGACTTTATGGATTGACGATGTAACGCTCATTCCATTCAAAGACATTACGTCCATCGCGCTTAGTCCACAAAACGTGAACATGGATAAGGAGCAAAAAGTCCAGCTGATTCCTACTGTGGCACCTGCGAATGCACCGATGGATGACCTGATTTGGAGCTCCTCCAATTCGCTAGTAGCAACGGTTCAAAATGGTGAAGTAACGGCTCATGATTACGGCACGGCGGTGATTACTGCTGCGACGAGCGATCGTAGAGTATCCGCACAAAGCTTCGTTACGGTAGAATCGGACGCACAGAAAAAAGCGTATGAAACGCTTCGCAAAAAATGGGCGGCAAAGCTGGTTGGCGGAGAAGGGATCGATATGAATGATCCTGAGCTTGCTGCAAATGTTGAAGCGTTAGTAAACCGAATGACGAATAAAGAAGGTACCGGAAGATGGGACAAGCTGAATAAAGCTGCTGATGCGGATGCATTATGGGAAGACGTCATCATCAAAACTCAAAATGATTCGTGGCGAATTTCCTGGGCGTACGGCATTATTCGAGATCTCTCGTTGGCTTATTCAATGAAAGGCTCCTCTCTTTTTCAAAATGAAGACTTAAAAAACGATATTATTCAGGCGATGGAATGGATGCTGAAGTATCAATACAATTCCAGCAAGAAGATTACAGGAAACTGGTGGGATTGGGAGATCGGAACACCGCAGGAAATTATGAATATCCTGTCGCTCATGTATGATGCAATGCCGCCAGATTTGATTGCGAAATATATTGAAGCGATTGATAAGTTCGTACCCGACCCCAAAAAACGTGTAGCGAACTCAGCGACGATTGAGACAGGAGCCAACCTGCTTGATAAAGCACTCGTTGTGACGCTGCGTGGCATTGTAGGTCAACATGCCGCTAAAGTCATGCAGGGACGCGATTCGATTGCGAATGAGTTCTTGTATGTGAAGAAGGGGGATGGACTTTATGAGGATGGTTCCCTCGTTCAACATACAAGCATCGCGTATACCGGCGGTTATGGTGCGGTATTGCTCGGACGTATGGCTGATTTATTTTATATTTTTGCAGATTCGGAGTGGGCGATTTCAGACCCGAGTGCAAGCAATGTTTATAACTGGGTAAAAGATTCTTTTGAACCGCTTTTATATAAAGGTGCGATTCTGGACTCGGTGAAAGGCCGCAGCATTTCTCGTGCTGCCGATTCTGATCATATTACAGGGCGCTCCATTATAATGACGCTTTTGCGACTGGCTCAGTCTGCCCCGCCAGCCATAGCAGAGGAAACCAAAAGTATGGTGAAGGAATGGGTGCGTTCTGACACGACATTTGAAAATTATTACGAGGGATTGCCATTATATGAACTTCATTTATTGAAGCAATTAATGCAGGATGACAGCGTTGCTCCTCGTGGAGAGCTGGTTCATACGCAAATGTTTGCGGGTATGGATCGGGCTGTTCAGCTTCGTCCAGACTTCGGTCTTTCTATCAGTATGTTCTCTGATCGCATTGCAGCATTTGAATATGGCAATGGTGAGAATAAAAAAGGCTGGTACACAGGAATCGGAATGACGAATGTATACAACAGCGACTTGAAGCAGTTTAGTGACCATTATTGGCCAACCATTGATAGCTACAGGTTGCCAGGAACAACGACAGACCATTCCTATAAAGACCCTGCAGAATGGGGCAGTTATATGAACGGCAAGGATTGGGTTGGCGGCTCAGTGATCGATGATTACTATGGAGCTGTGGGTATGGAGTTCTCGCTTGCAGGCAGTACAGGAAGTTCTTTGCAAGGGAAAAAATCATGGTTCTTGTTCGATGATGAAATGGTTGCAGTAGGTTCTGATATTGCTAACAACACGGCGAACATGACAGAAACGATCGTTGAGAATCGTCAGCTAACACAAGCGGGAGCCAATAAGCTTATTGTGAATGGTCATCAAATGCCAACGAGTTTAGGCTGGCAGGAACAAATGACGGATGTGAAATGGGCTCATATGGAGGGCAATGCTGTCGGTTCTGATATCGGATACGTATTCCCTTCGGGAGAAAAAGTGACAGGCAAACGTGAAGCGCGCGAGGGAGCATGGAGCGAAATTAATAAGGGTGGCCCAGCGGATGTAGTGAAGCGCAATTATTTAAGCCTTGCCATTGAGCATGGCATATTGCCGACAGATGGGACTTATGAATATGTGCTGCTTCCAGGCAAGACGCCGGAGCAAACTGCTGCATATGAAGTGAATCCCGACATTCAAGTACTGGCTAAAACGGAGAAGGTTCATGCTGTAAAAGAAACGAAGCAGCAGATTACAGGTTTGAATTTCTGGGAGGCGTCTGCTTTCCAGTATGTGAAGACCGATAAACCTATTTCCATGATGATGAAGGAGAAAGGCAGTGAGCTTACCCTTGCGATTGCTGAGCCTACACAGAAGCAGGGCATGGTAACGGTTGACCTCGGTAAAATAGGATTGCAGATCATTGCACAAGATCCAAGCATTCAGGTCGTACAAACTTTCCCGTATACTCGCTTGGCAATCCATACGCAAGGATCAGCAGGAAAAGTCCATACGATTACGTTGAAGGTTGATCCGAGCCAAACAATCGATATGGAAGCCATGCAGCCGGAAGAAGGTAAAACTTTTAAAGTTCCGGTGATGGAGGATACCTTCGTCCGTAGTGGAGCAAATCATGCCAATGTGAATAATGGCTCCAAAGATTATGTTGAAGTGCGTGAATATGGCGAGGGATATACACAACGATCCTTTATGAAGTTTGACCTCAGCAGCATCTCTGGTGATATGGAGTCTGTAAAGCTGAAGGTCTACGGAAAAATAAATGATGGCGATGCCAAATACGATTCTAATTTGATCGGTATTCACCGCGTTGAGGACGATTCTTGGAAAGAGACCGAGATGGTGTGGGGCAATCAACCGGCTTATGGTGATGCCATCTCCACAATTGCTTTCCAAAAGGTTGATAAATGGCGTGAATACGAGCTGGTAGACACCGTAAAAGTGGAATTGCTGCGTGATCAGCGTTTAAGTTTAGCATTGATCGAGCAGCCAGGCGTGAAAGGCTTGAATACACAGATCAAGAGTAAAGAAAACGCTGCGTTTGCGCCATATTTGGAAGTGAAGATGAAGGCATTTGAGGGGGCAAAGGTGACGGAAATTACCGTCACACCACCAGAAGCAACGCTAAAGCAGGGTAAGCAAGTGAAGCTTGAAGCGGCTGTGAAACCAGATCATGCCAAAAACAAACAAATCGTTTGGACGATGAGCGATGAGCATCGTGCCCTAGCAACGCTGCAAGTTAATAATGGACAAGCCGTTGTTACAGGCTTGCTGCCCGGCAAGGTGGAAATTATTGCAGCTTCTGTCGATGGAGGGTATCAAGCGACAGCGACTGTTGTAATTGAGGCGGCGGAAGTAAAACCAGATCCGGAGCCAACGCCAAAGCCTGATCCGACACCAACACCGACTCCTGATCCAACGCCGAGCCCGGCACCTGGAGGTTCAGGTTCAAATGAGATAACGATAAAAGAACGGGTTCAAGTCATACTTGGCGGCGAATTAAAAATGGTCAGTACAGACGAGCAATTGGCGGCTGGGCAGATTTTAATTTTAATACCGAATGGAGCCCAAAGCGTTCAGCTCTCATACGCTGCCATTTCGAAGCTGCTGGAGTGGAACCGCGAAGCTATGCTAATTTTGAGCGGGCCCAATATGTTTATTACTCTTCCACTAAAGCAGATGGATAATGTTGAAGTGGCCAATGGCTTGCGAATCGGAATGAAGCCTATTGCTGAAGACGCAGTTACAACGATTACAGACCATGCCAAAAAATTAGGTGCTTCACTCGTTCATATCGCTGACCAAGTTGTAGTGGAGGCGGGCTCCTTGCAGCGAATGTACGGCAGCTTGATTAATGCTGGAAAGCTAGAAATGAAATGGACGATAGAAACGAAAGCAAATCCGGCTCATTTGGCGGGGCTGCGTTATGACAAGGAGCGCAAAGCGCTTGTTCCAGTTCCAATGAAGCTAAAAGCGGCTGGGAGCGGTGTAGAAGCAACCTTTGACGGCCTGCCAGGAGAAACCTACCTGTTGGTTGAAGCAAACAAGACATTTGCCGATCTTGGGAAGCACTGGGTCAAGGATGATGCACAATACTTGGCATCTAAGTTTATTATGCAAGGAAGAAATGCAGATACTTTCGCACCTCAGGCGGAAATTACTCGCGCAGAGATGGCTGCTATAATCGCTCGTATGATGGATCTTGGTGTGAAAGGCTCAAATCTAACGTACACCGATGCAAGCGACATACAGGGCAGTTGGTATGAGAATGATATTATTCGAGTGCATGAGGCTGGACTGATGAACGGTTATGCAGACGGCTCGTTTAAGCCAGAGCAAACCATTACGCGCCAAGAATTGGCGGTGCTGATTGCTCGCGTCATGAGTAAGATTCAACCAGACTGGATGACCGGGGCAGATACTGCTCAACTTCATATTTTTACGGATTCCCAAAAAATTGCACCATGGAGTGTAAAGGAAGCAGCAGCAGCGGTAAATAATAGACTGCTGCAAGGGGACAAGCAGCAAAGATTTAACCCTGCGGCTTTAGCGACTCGTGCGGAAGCAGCCGCTATCGTGAAGAGAATGCTGGATCAGATAAATCGGTAG
- a CDS encoding glycoside hydrolase family 88 protein — MWKSAIEDAMEKTKKNIQRFGVRFPHVSVNDKYKLNDNEDWTNGFWSGMLWLCYEYSGDEAYRDAARLTVKSFKHRMEEHIVLDHHDIGFLYTLSSKAQWILERDEEARELTLQAADVLLRRFREKGQYIQAWGLAGDEKHGGRMIIDCLLNLPLLFWAYQQTGDERYYKVAIKQADQSRRYLVRGDDSSYHTFVFNEETGEALGGATHQGYTNGSTWARGQAWGIYGFALAYRYTGNKAYLDTAKRMAAYFLSKLPEDNVAYWDFDVQVEKGTYRDSSASAITAAGLLELMSHLDDNDPDRAEFERKLNLSMTSLVRHYSTMGEEAEGLLKHGSYYVRGNTAPDDFMIWGDYFYLEALMRMEKGIKGYWYE, encoded by the coding sequence ATGTGGAAATCGGCAATTGAAGATGCAATGGAGAAGACGAAAAAGAACATCCAGCGTTTTGGGGTTCGCTTCCCGCATGTCAGTGTCAACGACAAGTATAAACTCAATGACAATGAAGATTGGACAAACGGATTTTGGAGTGGAATGCTGTGGTTATGCTACGAATATTCCGGAGATGAAGCTTACCGTGATGCTGCTCGGCTCACGGTAAAGAGCTTCAAGCATCGTATGGAAGAGCATATTGTGCTTGATCATCATGACATCGGTTTCTTATACACCTTATCCTCGAAAGCACAGTGGATTTTGGAGCGGGATGAGGAAGCAAGAGAGCTGACATTACAGGCGGCAGATGTGCTTTTGCGCCGCTTTAGAGAAAAAGGGCAATACATTCAAGCTTGGGGACTGGCTGGAGACGAGAAGCATGGCGGGCGCATGATTATTGATTGCCTCTTAAATCTTCCATTGTTATTCTGGGCTTATCAACAAACGGGCGATGAGCGTTATTATAAGGTTGCCATTAAGCAGGCAGATCAAAGCCGCCGCTACCTTGTGCGAGGTGACGACAGCTCCTATCATACCTTCGTTTTTAATGAAGAAACCGGTGAGGCGCTAGGCGGCGCAACACATCAAGGGTACACCAACGGATCGACATGGGCTCGCGGCCAAGCATGGGGTATTTATGGCTTTGCACTTGCCTATCGCTACACCGGGAATAAGGCGTATTTAGATACAGCGAAACGGATGGCAGCCTATTTCCTTTCAAAGCTGCCAGAAGATAATGTAGCTTACTGGGACTTTGATGTTCAGGTCGAGAAAGGGACGTACCGTGACAGCTCTGCCTCTGCGATTACAGCCGCGGGCTTGCTGGAATTAATGAGCCATCTGGACGATAACGATCCAGATCGCGCTGAATTTGAACGGAAGCTGAATTTGTCGATGACCTCACTTGTTCGTCATTACTCCACGATGGGAGAAGAGGCAGAAGGGTTATTAAAGCATGGCTCTTATTATGTAAGAGGCAATACAGCGCCGGATGATTTTATGATCTGGGGAGACTACTTTTACCTTGAGGCACTTATGCGGATGGAAAAAGGAATAAAAGGTTACTGGTACGAGTAA
- a CDS encoding DUF4091 domain-containing protein yields the protein MEKLNGALQLETRCISSLIKVFADEELLTAAVTRGSALLGESYSFQVAYRADVLMRQLQVRVESELEQALTVRTVELVPANMVSYHDADEDVLRSTPGLYPDALIPFDANRGLTGYPSQWRSLWITVEVPIDAKAGLFDIRIYLINDSGEQVGEETFTLEVIAAALPEQSLIHTEWFHVDCLATYYKTDVFSEYHWHLIEQYIQTAVKHGMNMILTPLFTPPLDTEIGGDRPTVQLVQVERVGDDYRFTFEKLKRWIALCDRSGVKYFEFSHLFTQWGAKHAPKVVATVDGQEKQLFGWDTDSTDSEYTKFLTLFLHELVSFIKENGLEKRVYFHLSDEPNLADMDTYRAASELIGPILEGFPIIDALSEYEFYESGLIKHPIPASNAIQPFLEHGVEGLWSYYCCAQYKLVSNRFLHMPSSRNRVLGMQLYKMKLAGFLHWGYNFWYAQFSKYPINPFQVTDAGGGFPAGDAFLVYPGAEGPIESIRLEVLTEALQDLRALELLERSTSRDAVIALLEDGLAQELSFEAYPREVEWYIRKREEINRLIGEHANSK from the coding sequence GTGGAAAAGTTAAATGGAGCTTTGCAGCTGGAAACGAGATGTATCAGTTCATTAATCAAAGTATTCGCCGATGAAGAACTGCTTACAGCTGCGGTAACTAGAGGCTCGGCACTGCTTGGTGAATCCTATTCGTTCCAGGTTGCATATCGGGCAGATGTACTTATGCGGCAGCTGCAGGTTCGGGTGGAGTCCGAGCTTGAGCAAGCATTGACCGTACGAACGGTAGAGCTGGTACCCGCCAATATGGTGAGCTATCATGATGCGGATGAAGATGTGCTGAGAAGCACGCCCGGCTTGTATCCAGATGCGTTAATCCCATTTGATGCAAACCGCGGTTTAACCGGTTATCCAAGCCAATGGCGTTCTCTATGGATAACTGTCGAGGTTCCGATAGATGCGAAAGCAGGTTTATTTGATATTCGTATATATCTCATCAATGATAGCGGCGAGCAAGTAGGTGAGGAAACATTTACGCTGGAGGTAATTGCGGCAGCACTGCCGGAGCAGTCGCTTATCCATACCGAATGGTTCCATGTTGACTGCTTGGCTACCTACTATAAGACGGACGTATTTAGCGAGTACCATTGGCATTTGATTGAGCAATACATCCAAACCGCTGTGAAACATGGAATGAATATGATTTTGACCCCTTTGTTTACCCCTCCGTTAGACACGGAAATTGGAGGAGACCGCCCAACCGTGCAGCTCGTTCAAGTTGAACGCGTGGGGGATGATTACAGATTTACTTTTGAAAAATTAAAGCGCTGGATTGCATTATGTGACCGCAGCGGCGTGAAATATTTTGAGTTCTCTCATCTCTTTACACAATGGGGTGCCAAGCATGCACCGAAGGTAGTCGCCACAGTTGATGGTCAGGAGAAGCAGCTGTTTGGCTGGGATACGGATTCCACGGATTCGGAGTACACCAAATTTCTTACGTTATTTTTGCACGAGTTAGTGTCATTTATAAAAGAAAACGGTTTAGAGAAGCGGGTTTATTTCCATCTGTCGGATGAGCCAAACCTTGCGGACATGGACACCTATCGCGCAGCGAGTGAGCTTATTGGACCGATTTTGGAAGGATTTCCGATCATTGATGCACTCTCAGAGTATGAATTTTATGAAAGTGGTCTAATTAAGCACCCCATTCCGGCTAGCAATGCGATTCAGCCGTTTCTTGAACACGGGGTAGAGGGATTATGGTCGTATTATTGCTGCGCCCAATACAAGCTTGTGTCTAATCGCTTTCTCCATATGCCGTCTTCGCGCAATCGTGTATTAGGCATGCAGCTGTATAAGATGAAGCTTGCAGGTTTCTTGCATTGGGGCTACAACTTCTGGTATGCGCAGTTCTCGAAGTATCCGATTAATCCGTTTCAAGTGACGGATGCAGGCGGCGGTTTTCCAGCGGGGGATGCATTTCTCGTATATCCAGGTGCTGAAGGGCCAATTGAGTCTATTAGGCTGGAGGTGCTTACAGAAGCTCTGCAGGATCTGCGAGCGCTTGAGCTTCTAGAGCGGAGTACCTCACGGGATGCGGTAATTGCTTTGCTCGAAGATGGCTTAGCGCAGGAACTATCCTTTGAAGCATATCCGCGTGAGGTGGAATGGTATATCCGCAAGCGTGAGGAAATTAACCGTCTAATTGGCGAGCATGCAAATTCGAAGTAG
- a CDS encoding beta-galactosidase family protein codes for MASFRVQGNQFLYEDKPITILSGAIHYFRVIPGYWKDRLLKLKACGFNTVETYVAWNMHEPQEGKFCFTGMADIVAFIEIAAELELHVIVRPSPYICAEWEFGGMPAWLLAEDGMRLRCYDELFLSKVDAYYDVLLPMLKPLLCTNGGPIIAMQIENEYGSYGNDLKYLEHIKESMISRGMDVLLFTSDGPEDFMLQGGMIPGVLETVNFGSRTEEAFNSLKQVQPDKPLMCMEYWNGWFDHWNKPHHTRDAQEAVQVFEDMLNAGGSVNFYMFHGGTNFGFYNGANNHGKYEPTVTSYDYDSPLTEWGDITEKYVLLRELIAKHFGTALLPLPEPVRKMGYGHVQMKPIAPLFDVLPLLSTPVQRTCPEPMEKLGQDYGFILYTTKVSGPRLNCSLVLQEVHDRALVFLDGEYKGVIERWDPQPIEFDVPEGGAELRILVENMGRTNYGPYLRDYKGITEGVRLGFQFLFDWTIHSLPLHNLAQLEQAPAAEERVQDISGPTFYQGSLHIEQESDIADTFLALEGWTKGIVFVNGFNLGRYWEAGPQKTLYVPGPLLRTGANEIVVFELHGAKTLQVTLQDTPDLG; via the coding sequence ATGGCATCATTCAGAGTGCAAGGTAATCAATTTCTTTATGAGGATAAACCGATAACGATTTTGTCGGGGGCGATTCATTATTTCCGTGTTATTCCGGGGTATTGGAAGGATCGATTGCTTAAGCTAAAAGCTTGCGGTTTTAATACAGTTGAAACGTATGTCGCATGGAATATGCACGAGCCGCAGGAGGGTAAGTTCTGTTTCACGGGAATGGCGGATATTGTAGCGTTTATCGAGATAGCAGCAGAGCTGGAATTGCATGTCATTGTACGTCCAAGCCCTTACATTTGTGCGGAGTGGGAGTTCGGTGGCATGCCAGCTTGGCTGCTTGCTGAGGATGGAATGCGCTTACGCTGCTATGATGAGTTATTTTTATCAAAAGTAGATGCTTATTATGATGTGCTGCTGCCGATGCTAAAGCCTTTGTTATGTACAAACGGCGGTCCAATTATTGCAATGCAAATTGAGAATGAGTACGGCAGCTATGGCAATGATCTAAAATATCTTGAGCATATCAAGGAAAGCATGATTTCGCGCGGAATGGACGTTCTGCTGTTTACCTCAGATGGCCCGGAAGATTTTATGCTGCAGGGCGGGATGATTCCGGGTGTTCTTGAAACCGTAAACTTTGGTTCGAGAACAGAGGAAGCTTTTAACAGCTTAAAGCAAGTCCAGCCGGACAAGCCGCTCATGTGCATGGAGTATTGGAATGGTTGGTTCGATCACTGGAACAAGCCGCATCATACGCGAGATGCACAGGAAGCGGTGCAAGTGTTTGAGGATATGCTGAATGCTGGCGGATCGGTTAACTTCTATATGTTCCATGGAGGTACGAATTTCGGATTCTATAATGGAGCCAACAACCATGGGAAATATGAGCCGACGGTAACGAGCTACGACTATGATAGTCCACTAACCGAGTGGGGGGATATTACGGAGAAATACGTCCTGTTAAGAGAGCTAATCGCAAAACATTTTGGCACGGCGTTATTGCCGCTTCCGGAGCCTGTTCGCAAAATGGGATATGGCCATGTTCAAATGAAGCCGATTGCGCCGCTGTTCGATGTGCTGCCGCTGCTGTCGACACCCGTGCAGCGCACCTGCCCTGAACCGATGGAGAAGCTCGGACAAGATTATGGATTTATTTTATATACAACAAAGGTTTCGGGCCCAAGACTAAATTGTTCACTTGTTTTGCAGGAGGTTCACGATCGCGCGCTCGTATTTTTAGATGGTGAGTATAAGGGTGTTATCGAGCGCTGGGACCCACAGCCAATCGAGTTCGATGTGCCAGAGGGCGGAGCAGAGCTTCGTATTCTAGTCGAGAATATGGGCAGAACCAACTATGGGCCGTATTTGCGAGATTATAAAGGGATTACTGAAGGGGTGAGATTAGGTTTCCAATTTCTATTTGATTGGACGATTCATTCGCTGCCGCTTCATAATCTTGCTCAACTTGAGCAAGCGCCTGCTGCTGAAGAGCGAGTACAAGACATAAGTGGACCAACCTTCTACCAAGGCTCCCTCCACATTGAGCAGGAGTCGGATATTGCAGATACCTTCCTGGCACTTGAAGGCTGGACCAAAGGAATTGTGTTCGTAAATGGTTTCAACCTCGGACGTTACTGGGAAGCAGGGCCGCAGAAGACACTTTATGTTCCAGGTCCGCTGCTTCGTACCGGTGCAAATGAAATTGTAGTGTTCGAGCTGCATGGAGCGAAGACGCTGCAAGTGACGCTTCAAGATACACCTGATTTGGGGTAG